A single Musa acuminata AAA Group cultivar baxijiao chromosome BXJ2-1, Cavendish_Baxijiao_AAA, whole genome shotgun sequence DNA region contains:
- the LOC135598267 gene encoding uncharacterized protein LOC135598267: MIRKVYARSTVEKHLRPKFEPKITYGAEEVERSHHDDALVISIPIANAWVKRVMVDTGSSIDVLYLDAFMGDSISPLETTILPITIREESRAKTMMTTFMVVNLPSAYNVILGRPTLNKLKAMVSTYHWAVKFLTSIGIGESRSDPRESRWCYFTVVTLPRSRDPSKPRIPMRKPGH; encoded by the coding sequence ATGATAAGGAAGGTCTACGCCCGCAGCACGGTGGAAAAGCATCTTAGACCCAAGTTCGAACCCAAAATCACCTATGGAGCCGAAGAGGTCGAACGCTCCCATCACGATGAcgctttggtgatctccatcccGATCGCCAATGCTTGGGTGAAAAGAGTGATGGTCGACACCGGGAGCTCTATCGACGTACTATACCTCGACGCCTTCATGGGGGATTCCATCTCCCCACTCGAGACCACCATCCTCCCCATTACCATCAGGGAAGAATCGAGGGCCAAGACAATGatgactaccttcatggtagtcaaccttccctcggcctacaacgtcatcctcggtCGCCCGACACTCAACAAACTAAAAGCGATGGTTTCCACTTATCACTGGGCCGTCAAATTTCTGACTTCAATAGGGATCGGGGAATCCCGAAGCGATCCTAGAGAGTCAAGGTGGTGCTACTTTACAGTAGTCACCCTTCCGAGAAGTCGCGACCCCAGTAAGCCTCGGATCCCCATGAGGAAGCCAGGACATTGA
- the LOC135599198 gene encoding DEAD-box ATP-dependent RNA helicase 57-like, giving the protein MKKDVEKEIEKASILRKKYGIHISRHVVPPPLESFGELSSRYNCKPYTLRNFSELGFQEPTPIQRQAIPVLLSKRDCFACAPTGSGKTLAFLCPMLMKIKPGLKNGVPAVVLCPTRELRGGNFTSG; this is encoded by the exons ATGAAGAAGGATGTGGAAAAGGAGATTGAG AAAGCTTCTATTCTGCGTAAGAAGTATGGAATTCACATTTCAAGACATGTTGTTCCTCCCCCGCTTGAGAGTTTTGGAGAGCTAAGCTCAAG GTATAACTGCAAACCATATACTTTGCGTAACTTTTCTGAACTTGGTTTTCAAGAGCCTACACCTATTCAGAGGCAGGCTATTCCAGTACTCCTTTCT AAGAGGGACTGCTTTGCATGTGCACCAACTGGTTCTGGCAAGACATTGGCGTTTTTATGTCCAATGCTCATGAAGATTAAG CCAGGGTTAAAGAATGGTGTACCAGCTGTTGTTCTCTGCCCTACTAGAGAATTACGGGGAGGAAATTTTACATCAGGTTAA